The Zalophus californianus isolate mZalCal1 chromosome 7, mZalCal1.pri.v2, whole genome shotgun sequence genome includes a region encoding these proteins:
- the LOC113926877 gene encoding olfactory receptor 1F12, whose protein sequence is MEKGNQTRVSEFLLLGFSSWPERQALLFVLFLCLYLTGLFGNLLILLAIVSDRRLHTPMYFFLANLSVVDLCLPSSTIPKMLLNIQAQTQTISYPGCLAQMYFCMTFANVDNFLLTVMAYDRYVAICHPLHYSTIMTQLLCASLVSVSWVLATLNPLLHTLMLTRLHFCSNNIIHHFFCDINSLLPLSCSDTSINQFIVLAAVGLIFMVPSGCIMASYSLIISAVIKIPSTQGKLKAFSTCGSHLALVILFYGAITGVYMSPSSNHSSEKDSATSVVFMVVAPMLNPFIYSLRNSELKGALKKAMGQTKTFSQ, encoded by the coding sequence atggaaaaaggaaaccaaaccaGAGTGTCCGAATTTCTCCTCTTGGGCTTCTCAAGTTGGCCAGAGCGACAGGCTCTCCTCTTCGTACTTTTCCTGTGTCTCTACTTAACAGGGCTGTTTGGAAACTTGCTCATCTTGTTGGCTATTGTCTCAGATCGCCGCCTCCACACacctatgtattttttccttgccAATCTGTCTGTGGTAGACCTCTGCCTTCCTTCATCTACCATCCCCaagatgctgctgaacatccaaGCACAGACTCAGACCATCTCCTATCCTGGCTGCCTGGCTCAGATGTATTTCTGTATGACGTTTGCCAACGTGGACAATTTCCTTCTCACAGTAATGGCATAtgaccgctatgtggccatctgtcACCCTTTGCACTACTCCACCATTATGACTCAGCTCCTTTGTGCCTCTCTGGTGTCTGTGTCTTGGGTCCTTGCCACTTTGAATCCCCTCTTGCACACCCTTATGCTCACCCGTCTGCACTTCTGCTCTAACAACATCATCCACCATTTCTTCTGTGATATcaactctctcctccccctctcctgttCTGACACCAGTATCAATCAGTTCATAGTTCTGGCTGCAGTGGGGCTGATCTTCATGGTACCTTCAGGGTGTATCATGGCATCCTATAGCCTCATCATCTCTGCTGTGATTAAAATCCCTTCCACCCAAGGAAAACTCAAGGCTTTCTCCACCTGTGGATCTCACCTTGCCTTggtcattcttttctatggcgcAATTACAGGAGTCTATATGAGCCCCTCATCCAACCATTCATCTGAAAAAGACTCAGCCACATCAGTAGTCTTCATGGTCGTAGCTCCTATGTTGAATCCCTTCATATACAGCCTAAGGAACAGTGAGCTGAAGGGGGCATTAAAGAAGGCTATGGGCCAGACCAAAACCTTCTCCCAGTGA